GGACCCCGTCGCCATCCGGGCGGTCCACGCGGGGCTGCCGCGCCGGCCGCACTTCGACGGGCTCTACGTGACCTGGGACGACCTGCGGCGCGACCCCGCGCAGGCGCCGCCCGGTGTGGGGGTGCACGAGCGGCGCGTCGATCCGGAGTCGCGCTTCGAGCGGAGCCTCGTCACCTGGCACGTGCTCGCGCAGAGCGGCGTGGCGGTCCGCGGGCCGGCGGTCGCCGAGGTCGGTGTGTTCACCGACTGGCCGGCCCTCGCCGAGGCCACGCTCCGCAACCTCGACGAGTACTGGGCGCCCTGGCTCGCCCGCGCCGGCCGTGGACCGGTGGGGCTGACGCCGTGGGCGGCGTGCTGGGGTGTGCTCGGCGTCGCGCGGCTGCGGCACACCCTGGCCGCGGGGCGGGTCACCTCGAAGACCGAGGCCGCCGGCTACGCCCTGGCCACCGCCGAGCCGCGCTGGCACCGGGTGATCCAGGAAGCGCTGCGCATCCGGGTCGGCGGGGCGCCGCGGTACCGCAACCCGTGGCGGCGCCGCGCCGACGTGGTCGGCTTCGTCTCCTCGTGGCTGGACGTCGCGCCGTCGTGATGGCCGCCCAGCGGTTCGGTCGCGAATCCGGACACCTGGACCGCCCGCACGGCAGCACATACATTGATGGCTATGCATCTTCGGATTGGGCGGCTCGCCCTCGTGGCGGTCCTGGCCGGGTTCGGCGCGGCCGTCGTGCCCGCGGCCGCCGCGCACGCAGCCACCGCTTGTGAGGTCACCTACACGGCGACGAGTTGGAGCGGTGGCTTCACCGCCAGCGCTCAGATCAAAAACCTTGGCGACCCATGGAACGGGTACACGGTGGAGTTTCGCTTCACCGGCGACCAGACCGTGACCTCCAGTTGGAACCACATCTGGTCGCAGTCGGGGCAGGCGGTGACCGTCCGGAGTGGACCGTACGCGGCGCCGGTGCCGACCGGCGGGAGCATCTGGCTCGGCTTCAACGGGCGTTACAGCGGCGTCAACACACCACCCACCGGTTGGCGGGTCAACGGCGTGGCCTGCTCGGTCACGGGCCAGCCGCAGGCCGTCATCGCCGAGCCCGACACCGTCACGATCCCCGAGGGTGGCGGCGGGTCGTTCACGATCCGGCTCAGCCACCCGCCGGCGCAGCAGGTGGCGCTCGGCATGTCCCTCTCCGGCACCGGCGTCTGGGCCTCGCCGCCGGTCGTCCTCCTCTTCACGCCGAACAACTGGAGCACGCCGCAGAGCTACCCGGTCATGAGCATGCAGGACAGCGACACGGTCGACGACCGTGCGGTGGTGACGCTCTCCGTCACCGGCTACACGCCGGACACCGTCGTCCTGCAGCAGGTCGACGACGACTGAGCGGCGTGCCTAGCGGAGGAGGCGGGCGGCCAGCCTGGCGGCCCCCTCCTCACCGGGGGCGGCGAGGCACACCACCGCTTCGGGCCAGGTCACCCGGAGCTGGTCGTGTACCGACGCGCGCAACCACGAGCAGTGCCGGAGCACGCCGCCGGCGAGCACGATCGGGCTCCGGTCGCCCGGCGGGCGAATCTCGGCGACCGTCTCGCACAGGTGCGTGGCGGCCTCGTCCATGATGGACAGCGCCAGCGTGTCGCCGTCCGCCGCCGCGGCGGTCACGAGTGGTGCCAGGGAGGCCAGGTCGCGCGGCTTCCAGGTGTGCACCGCCACCACGAAGGGGTCCGCCGCCGTCTCGTCCACCGCGGCCGTGACCCGGGCGACGAGCGGGCCGGGTGGGTCGCCGCGGTAGAGGGCACGGGCGGTGGCGGTCGCGGCGGTGCGGCCGATCCAGAAGCCGGAGCCGAGGTCGCCCAGAAGCCATCCAAGACCGTCGGCGGTACGGAAGATGCGACCGCCGCTGATCTCGGCGGCCACCGCGCCCGTGCCCGAGATGAGCACGCTCCCGTCCGGCTCGCCGGTGCCCGCGGCGAACGCCACCTCGGCGTCGCCGACGACGTGCAGCGGGCACTGTACCCCCAGGGTGTCGAACGCGGCCTGCAGCACCGCGGGCCGTGACCCCCCGGCGGCGCCCGCGACCGCCACACCGATCCGAGAAGCGTCCACCGTGGACAGCGCGGCGGAGATGGCGGCGGTCAGGTTGGCCGCCGCCTCGGCGGCCGGGATGGTGACGGGGTTGGCGGCACCCGCGCGGCCGAAGCCGGCACGGGTGCCGCCGAGGGTGGTGACGACCGCGCGGGTCGCGGTGCCACCGATGTCGATGCCGAGGACGAGGGTCATCTACGGATCAGCAGCGACCGAGGTCTTCCCACTGCTGGGTCCAGCCGGGCTCGCTGCCCTGCGTCCACCAGCGGGCCCGCCACAGGTGCACGCCGTCACCGGACGGCGGGCCGCCCGGCACGCCGTTGGCGCTGCGCTGGTGGCGGACGGTGTTGCCACCCAGGTACACGGAGTTGATGTTCCAGAACGGCGCGGAGGAGCAGCCCGGCCCGCCGGTCGGGTTCACGGTCGGTGACACCGAGGGCGAGACGGACGGGGAGACGGTGGGCGAGACCGACGGTGACACCGGCGGGGTGGGACAGGAGCCGCCGGTACCCACCGTGTCGGTGTGCGCGGTGCCGGCCGAGCGGAAGGCGGCCACGCGAGCGGCGGCCTCGGCGGGCGTGAGCGCCTCGTTCACCGTGTGGTAGAGGTAGTCGACCTGCTGGCGATAGGTCGCCATGCCACCGGTGTGTGTCGCGGTGTCGATGAACCACAGGTTGAAGTTGATCGACATGGGCGTCTCGGGATAGTAGATGCCGCTGTGGTCGGCGACGAGCGCACCGTCCACGTAGTACTTCACGTGACCGGCGGAGACCGTGAACATCAGGTCGTGCCAGCCGGCGAAGCTCTGCCGCTGCGCGGTGTGGGTGTTCACCGCCTCCCACGGGTCGGGACGGTACGTCTCCCACGTGGTCTGGTAGAAGATCGGACCCTGCTCGCCCCACCCGCCGTTGGGCAGGTACTCGAAGTCGATCTCACCGTAGTTGGGGTCCATCGCCGCGTTGAGCGGGGTGATGGTGAAGAACGTCTCGACCAGGTGGTCGCCGTCGTTGCCGCTGACCGGAGCGTCGGCGAACTTGACCCGGGCCGCGTACGTGCCCTCGAAGAACTTGCGCTGATGCAGGAACTCGGACTGGCTTGTACCGCCGGCGGTGCCGTCGGTGGCGGCTTGGAGCTGGAGCGACTTCGCACCGTCCACTGTGGGGAACGAGACGTTGGAGGCGGGCCAGGAGGCGCCGGGCACACCCGGGCCACCCGAGTTGGTCCGCACCGACCAGCCCCGCTGACCGATCAGTGGGTCAGCCGGGCCGCTGTAGTTGAAGTCGTCGAAGAGCACTTGGCAGGGGGCGAGTGCGACGGCCGGGGCGGCGCTGCTCGCCACGGCGGCGACGGTGCCGGCGGCGAGGGCCGCGGCGGTCGCGGCGAGTCCAGCGGAGAGGCGTTTCACGGCGTGCTCCTTTCTGGATGGCGCTTGGGGGTGTGGTCACCTCAACCCGCGGGGGCGCGCTGAGGCGGGTGGGATCACCGCACCGCGCCGGCGGTCAATCCGTCGCGGATCTGGCGCTGGAACAGGATGTACGCGACGAGGACGGGCAGGATCGCGATGACGAGTCCCGCGAACAGGCCGCTCCAGTCGCTGCGATAGCCCTGGCTGACCGCCAGGAACGCGAGTCCCTGGGCCAGGACGTACCGGTCCGGGTCGGGGTTGAGCACAAGGGGAAGCAGATATTGGTTCCACAGCCCGAGGAAGTTGAAGATGCCCACGCTGACCAGCCCCGGGCGGGCCATCGGCAGCATGATGCGGAAGAACACCGCCGCGTGCGAGCACCCGTCGAGAAACGCGGCCTCGGCGACGGCGGTCGGCAGCGTGCGGAAGAAGGCGTGCAGGAAGAAGACGGTGAACGGGAGGGCGTAGGCGGCGTACACGAGGATCAGCCCGTGATAGGTGCCGAGCATGCCCAGCTGGTCCACCACGAAGAACAGCGGCACGAGCGCCAGGAAGACGGGAAAGAGCATCCCGGCGACGAGCGTGTAGTAGATGACCCGGTTGCCGGGGAAGGGGTAGCGGGCCAGGCAGTACGCGACAAGCGCGCCGAAGAGCATGGTGAGCACGAGCGCGCCGCCGACCACGACGACCGTGTTGAGCAGGTACCGGCCGATCGACGCCTCGGCCCAGGCGCGGGCCCAGTTGTCGAAGCGGGGTGTGGCCGGCAGCGACCACGGGCTGTCGAAGATCTCCGCGTCGGTCTTGAGCGACGACACGACCGCCCACAGCAGCGGGAGCGTGACGAGCAGCGCCCAGACGAGGAGCACCACGTGTACGAGGCGACCTGTCGTTCTCATGCCATCTCCACGCGCTCGCGCCGGGTCACGCGGAGCATGAGCACGGTCAACGTGAGGGTGAGGAAGAAGAGCGCGACGCCCATGGCGGAGGCGTAGCCGTACTTGCCGTATGTGAAGGCGTTGCGGTAGAGCGACAGCCCCATCACCTCGGTGCTGTTGTCCGGCCCGCCCGGCCCCACGGTCATGATCTGTACGAGCGCGAAGCCGTCGAGCGCGATGATGCCCAGGTAGACGAAGGCGACCTGCACGCTGTCCCACACGAGCGGGAGCGTGATCCGCCAGAAGAGCGTGAAGGCCCCGGCGCCGTCGATCAGTGCCGCCTCGGTGATGTCCGCCGGTATCGACTCGATCGCGGCCGCGAAGAGCACGACGTAGAAGCC
The window above is part of the Phytohabitans houttuyneae genome. Proteins encoded here:
- a CDS encoding N-acetylglucosamine kinase, giving the protein MTLVLGIDIGGTATRAVVTTLGGTRAGFGRAGAANPVTIPAAEAAANLTAAISAALSTVDASRIGVAVAGAAGGSRPAVLQAAFDTLGVQCPLHVVGDAEVAFAAGTGEPDGSVLISGTGAVAAEISGGRIFRTADGLGWLLGDLGSGFWIGRTAATATARALYRGDPPGPLVARVTAAVDETAADPFVVAVHTWKPRDLASLAPLVTAAAADGDTLALSIMDEAATHLCETVAEIRPPGDRSPIVLAGGVLRHCSWLRASVHDQLRVTWPEAVVCLAAPGEEGAARLAARLLR
- a CDS encoding cellulose binding domain-containing protein, which encodes MHLRIGRLALVAVLAGFGAAVVPAAAAHAATACEVTYTATSWSGGFTASAQIKNLGDPWNGYTVEFRFTGDQTVTSSWNHIWSQSGQAVTVRSGPYAAPVPTGGSIWLGFNGRYSGVNTPPTGWRVNGVACSVTGQPQAVIAEPDTVTIPEGGGGSFTIRLSHPPAQQVALGMSLSGTGVWASPPVVLLFTPNNWSTPQSYPVMSMQDSDTVDDRAVVTLSVTGYTPDTVVLQQVDDD
- a CDS encoding carbohydrate ABC transporter permease — protein: MRTTGRLVHVVLLVWALLVTLPLLWAVVSSLKTDAEIFDSPWSLPATPRFDNWARAWAEASIGRYLLNTVVVVGGALVLTMLFGALVAYCLARYPFPGNRVIYYTLVAGMLFPVFLALVPLFFVVDQLGMLGTYHGLILVYAAYALPFTVFFLHAFFRTLPTAVAEAAFLDGCSHAAVFFRIMLPMARPGLVSVGIFNFLGLWNQYLLPLVLNPDPDRYVLAQGLAFLAVSQGYRSDWSGLFAGLVIAILPVLVAYILFQRQIRDGLTAGAVR
- a CDS encoding nucleotidyltransferase domain-containing protein, with product MPHDVDQVCARYLELADRHEPGLVEGLYLQGSVALGDYRAGVSDIDFVAVTTLPPDPVAIRAVHAGLPRRPHFDGLYVTWDDLRRDPAQAPPGVGVHERRVDPESRFERSLVTWHVLAQSGVAVRGPAVAEVGVFTDWPALAEATLRNLDEYWAPWLARAGRGPVGLTPWAACWGVLGVARLRHTLAAGRVTSKTEAAGYALATAEPRWHRVIQEALRIRVGGAPRYRNPWRRRADVVGFVSSWLDVAPS
- a CDS encoding family 16 glycosylhydrolase, encoding MKRLSAGLAATAAALAAGTVAAVASSAAPAVALAPCQVLFDDFNYSGPADPLIGQRGWSVRTNSGGPGVPGASWPASNVSFPTVDGAKSLQLQAATDGTAGGTSQSEFLHQRKFFEGTYAARVKFADAPVSGNDGDHLVETFFTITPLNAAMDPNYGEIDFEYLPNGGWGEQGPIFYQTTWETYRPDPWEAVNTHTAQRQSFAGWHDLMFTVSAGHVKYYVDGALVADHSGIYYPETPMSINFNLWFIDTATHTGGMATYRQQVDYLYHTVNEALTPAEAAARVAAFRSAGTAHTDTVGTGGSCPTPPVSPSVSPTVSPSVSPSVSPTVNPTGGPGCSSAPFWNINSVYLGGNTVRHQRSANGVPGGPPSGDGVHLWRARWWTQGSEPGWTQQWEDLGRC